From Pseudomonas sp. B21-028, one genomic window encodes:
- a CDS encoding sorbosone dehydrogenase family protein translates to MLKPPHLLIVALAAGLVACGESSTLQVSDGIGPSPKLPEPNKTLVPTVNIAEAVGWPQGAKPTAAEGLQVAAFAEGLDHPRWLYVLPNGDVLVAETNAPPKPDDAKGIRGWVMKKVMGRAGAGVPSPNRITLLRDADHDGIAETRTVFLENLNSPFGMTLVGNDLYVADTDRLIRFPYKDGDTQIKAQPIKVVDLPGGTINHHWTKNVIASRDGSKLYVTTGSNSNVAENGMEAEEGRAAIWEVDRATGNHRIFASGLRNPNGLAWEPRSGALWTAVNERDEIGSDLVPDYITSVKDGAFYGWPYSYYGQNVDVRVEPQNPALVAKAIAPDYAVGPHTASLGLTFAEGSTLPAPFTEGAFIGQHGSWNRKPHSGYKVIFVPFNGGKPAGKPVDVLTGFLNADEKAQGRPVGVVIDKQGGLLVADDVGNKVWRVSGK, encoded by the coding sequence ATGCTCAAGCCACCACACCTCCTGATCGTAGCCCTCGCCGCAGGGCTTGTCGCTTGTGGCGAGTCTTCCACACTGCAAGTCTCCGACGGCATCGGCCCGTCGCCAAAACTGCCCGAACCGAACAAAACGCTGGTCCCCACCGTCAACATCGCCGAAGCCGTCGGCTGGCCTCAGGGCGCCAAGCCAACCGCGGCCGAAGGCTTGCAAGTGGCAGCGTTCGCCGAAGGGCTGGACCATCCGCGCTGGCTCTACGTACTGCCCAATGGCGACGTGCTGGTGGCGGAAACCAACGCGCCGCCCAAGCCGGACGACGCCAAGGGCATCCGTGGCTGGGTAATGAAAAAAGTCATGGGCCGCGCCGGCGCCGGAGTCCCCAGTCCCAATCGCATTACGTTGTTGCGTGACGCCGATCACGATGGCATCGCCGAAACCCGCACGGTCTTTCTGGAAAACCTCAATTCGCCATTCGGCATGACGTTGGTGGGCAATGACCTGTACGTGGCCGACACCGATCGGCTGATCCGCTTCCCCTACAAGGATGGCGACACGCAAATCAAGGCACAGCCGATCAAGGTCGTCGATCTGCCGGGCGGGACCATCAACCACCACTGGACCAAAAACGTGATTGCCAGCCGTGACGGCAGCAAGCTCTACGTCACCACTGGTTCGAACAGCAACGTCGCGGAAAATGGCATGGAGGCGGAGGAAGGCCGCGCGGCGATCTGGGAAGTGGACCGCGCCACCGGCAATCACCGCATTTTCGCTTCCGGCCTGCGCAACCCCAACGGACTGGCCTGGGAACCGCGCAGCGGCGCGCTGTGGACAGCGGTGAACGAGCGGGATGAGATCGGCAGCGACCTGGTGCCGGACTACATCACCTCGGTCAAGGACGGCGCTTTCTACGGCTGGCCCTACAGCTACTACGGGCAGAACGTCGACGTGCGGGTCGAGCCACAGAACCCGGCCCTGGTGGCCAAGGCCATTGCCCCGGACTACGCCGTCGGCCCCCACACGGCCTCACTGGGCCTGACTTTCGCCGAAGGCAGCACCCTGCCTGCGCCCTTCACCGAAGGTGCGTTCATTGGCCAGCATGGTTCCTGGAACCGTAAGCCCCACAGCGGCTACAAAGTGATTTTCGTACCGTTCAACGGTGGCAAACCGGCGGGGAAACCGGTGGATGTGTTGACCGGTTTCCTGAATGCGGATGAAAAAGCCCAGGGCCGGCCCGTGGGCGTAGTGATCGACAAGCAGGGTGGGTTGCTGGTGGCCGATGATGTGGGGAACAAGGTATGGCGGGTGTCGGGTAAATAA
- a CDS encoding class I SAM-dependent methyltransferase, with translation MTARTLNLDDALYQYLLDVSLRETPLQRRLRDETQALPMARWQIAPEQGQFLALLVKLTGARRLLEVGTFTGYSALCMASALPQDGSLICCDIPGDYNAVALRYWREAALAERIELRLAPALETLDDLERQGQGDTFDLIFIDADKANYPAYLECALRLLRRGGLVMFDNTLWSGRVLETQPQSEDTRAIQALNRALKDDRRVDLSLLPLGDGLTLCRKL, from the coding sequence ATGACCGCTCGCACCCTCAACCTCGATGATGCCCTTTACCAGTATCTGCTGGACGTTTCCCTGCGGGAGACGCCCTTGCAGCGACGTCTTCGGGACGAGACCCAGGCGCTGCCAATGGCGCGCTGGCAGATAGCGCCCGAGCAGGGCCAATTCCTGGCATTGCTGGTGAAACTCACCGGTGCCCGACGCTTGCTGGAGGTCGGTACATTCACCGGCTACAGCGCGCTGTGCATGGCCTCGGCTCTGCCGCAGGATGGTTCGTTGATCTGTTGCGATATTCCCGGTGACTACAATGCCGTGGCGCTACGTTATTGGCGCGAAGCCGCGCTGGCCGAGCGAATCGAGCTGCGCCTGGCGCCGGCCCTGGAAACCCTCGACGACCTTGAGCGCCAAGGGCAGGGCGACACGTTCGATCTGATCTTCATCGACGCCGACAAGGCCAACTACCCGGCTTACCTGGAGTGCGCGCTACGGCTGCTGCGCCGGGGTGGGCTGGTGATGTTCGATAACACGCTGTGGAGCGGACGGGTGCTGGAAACCCAGCCCCAGAGCGAGGACACCCGCGCCATCCAGGCTCTGAACCGCGCTTTGAAGGATGACCGGCGGGTGGATTTGTCGCTGTTGCCGTTGGGGGATGGGTTGACCTTGTGTCGCAAGCTTTAA
- a CDS encoding C40 family peptidase — protein sequence MSTSARLALICLAALLSACASRTPPPAPVRAPVVFAPAQPLSPAAEDVLFRALGLVGTPYRWGGNTPDSGFDCSGLIGYVYRDAAGISLPRSTREMIGMRAPNVGKDALQSGDLIFFATNGGSQVSHAGIYVGEGRFVHAPATGGTVKLDSLSKAYWQKAYLSAKRVLQPEHLARYP from the coding sequence ATGTCGACGTCGGCCCGCCTCGCTCTCATCTGCCTTGCCGCACTGCTCAGCGCGTGCGCAAGCCGCACGCCACCGCCCGCGCCTGTTCGGGCTCCCGTAGTCTTTGCCCCCGCGCAACCTTTGTCTCCGGCCGCCGAAGATGTGCTCTTCCGGGCCTTGGGCCTGGTCGGGACACCCTACCGCTGGGGCGGCAACACGCCGGATTCGGGCTTCGATTGCAGTGGCCTGATCGGTTATGTGTATCGCGATGCCGCCGGTATTTCCCTGCCACGCTCGACCCGCGAGATGATCGGCATGCGCGCCCCGAATGTCGGCAAGGATGCACTGCAAAGTGGTGACCTGATTTTCTTCGCCACCAATGGTGGCTCCCAGGTCAGCCACGCCGGGATCTATGTCGGTGAGGGCCGTTTCGTTCATGCGCCGGCCACCGGCGGTACGGTCAAGCTCGACAGCTTGTCCAAGGCCTATTGGCAGAAAGCCTATCTGAGCGCCAAGCGGGTGCTGCAACCTGAGCATCTGGCGCGTTATCCCTGA
- a CDS encoding C40 family peptidase — protein MLNRFAPLVPLALVTLLFGCAAHSPVSQQAQQPQVKNSVTAQSSSMAFQEEMADDKELAAFAGNKPYQLPVLADSILERGMSLIGTRYRFGGTSEAGFDCSGFIGYLFREEAGMNLPRSTREMINVNAPLVARNQLEPGDLLFFNTSGRRGRVSHAGIYLGDNQFIHSSSRRSGGVRIDSLGDSYWSKTFIEAKRALAMAPTVVTARK, from the coding sequence ATGCTCAATCGCTTCGCACCCCTCGTGCCTCTCGCACTCGTTACCCTGCTGTTCGGTTGCGCTGCCCACTCTCCAGTGTCGCAGCAAGCGCAACAACCACAGGTCAAGAACTCCGTTACCGCCCAGTCTTCTTCCATGGCATTCCAGGAAGAAATGGCAGACGACAAAGAACTGGCAGCCTTCGCTGGCAACAAGCCTTATCAGCTCCCGGTGCTGGCCGACAGCATCCTGGAACGTGGCATGTCCCTGATCGGTACCCGCTACCGTTTCGGCGGTACTTCCGAAGCCGGCTTCGATTGCAGCGGTTTCATCGGCTACCTGTTTCGTGAGGAAGCCGGCATGAACCTGCCGCGTTCCACACGTGAAATGATCAACGTGAATGCACCGCTGGTCGCTCGCAACCAGCTGGAACCCGGTGATCTGCTGTTCTTCAACACCAGCGGGCGTCGTGGTCGCGTCAGTCACGCCGGTATCTACCTGGGCGACAACCAGTTCATCCATTCCAGCAGTCGCCGCAGCGGTGGCGTACGGATCGACAGCCTGGGTGACAGTTACTGGAGCAAGACCTTCATCGAAGCCAAGCGCGCCCTCGCCATGGCACCGACCGTGGTTACCGCTCGCAAGTAA
- the hda gene encoding DnaA regulatory inactivator Hda produces the protein MKPIQLPLGVRLRDDATFINYYPGANAAALGYVERLCEADAGWTESLIYLWGKDGVGRTHLLQAACLRFEQLGEPAVYLPLAELLDRGVEILDNLEQYELVCLDDLQAVAGKADWEEALFHLFNRLRDSGRRLLIAASTSPRELPVKLADLKSRLTLALIFQMRPLSDEDKLRALQLRASRRGLHLTDEVGHFILTRGTRSMSALFELLERLDQASLQAQRKLTIPFLKETLGW, from the coding sequence ATGAAACCGATTCAGCTGCCCCTAGGTGTGCGTCTGCGTGACGACGCCACCTTCATCAACTACTACCCAGGCGCCAATGCCGCTGCACTCGGCTATGTCGAGCGGCTTTGCGAAGCCGACGCCGGCTGGACCGAGAGTCTGATCTATCTGTGGGGCAAGGACGGGGTAGGGCGTACGCACCTGTTGCAGGCCGCTTGCCTGCGGTTCGAGCAGTTGGGCGAGCCGGCGGTGTACTTGCCGCTGGCGGAGTTGCTGGATCGCGGCGTGGAAATCCTCGACAACCTTGAACAGTACGAACTGGTCTGCCTGGACGACCTCCAGGCCGTGGCCGGCAAGGCTGACTGGGAAGAGGCGCTGTTCCATCTGTTCAACCGGTTGCGCGATAGCGGCCGGCGTTTGCTGATCGCCGCATCGACGTCGCCACGGGAGCTGCCGGTGAAGCTGGCGGATCTCAAGTCCCGTCTTACCCTGGCGCTGATCTTCCAGATGCGGCCGCTCTCCGACGAAGACAAGCTCCGTGCCTTGCAGTTGCGTGCTTCCCGGCGAGGCCTGCACCTGACCGACGAAGTCGGGCATTTCATCCTCACCCGTGGCACCCGTAGCATGAGCGCGCTGTTCGAATTGCTCGAACGCCTCGATCAGGCTTCCCTGCAAGCCCAGCGCAAGCTGACTATTCCTTTTTTGAAAGAAACCCTGGGCTGGTAG
- a CDS encoding AI-2E family transporter, which yields MGDTRRWFWLGGVALLFAFIYLLHPILTPFLVALLLAYLFDPVADRLEKLGLSRTWGVITVFTLFTLIVSALLLVLIPMLAKQLVRLYELAPQMLDWLQHTAVPWVQSKLGLADGFWKFDKVKAAISAHMGQTTDIVGVVLSQATASGLALIGWLANLVLIPVVSFYLLRDWDLMMAKIRSLLPRHREERIMTLAGECHEVLGAFVRGQLLVMVALGFIYAAGLMLVGLELGLLIGMIAGLAAIVPYMGFVIGIGAALIAGLFQFGGDLYPMVGIVAVFMVGQALEGMVLTPLLVGDRIGLHPVAVIFAILAGGELFGFTGILLALPVAAVIMVLVRHVHDLYKDSDIYSGVEDPEL from the coding sequence ATGGGCGATACGCGGCGTTGGTTCTGGTTGGGCGGGGTTGCCCTGCTGTTCGCGTTTATCTATTTGCTGCATCCGATTCTGACGCCGTTCCTGGTTGCGCTGCTGTTGGCTTACCTGTTTGACCCGGTGGCGGATCGCCTGGAAAAGCTCGGCCTGTCGAGAACCTGGGGGGTGATAACGGTATTCACCCTGTTTACATTGATTGTCAGTGCCCTGTTGCTGGTATTGATACCGATGCTTGCCAAGCAATTGGTGCGTCTGTACGAGCTGGCGCCGCAGATGCTCGACTGGTTGCAGCACACGGCGGTGCCGTGGGTGCAGTCGAAACTGGGGTTGGCGGACGGTTTCTGGAAGTTCGACAAGGTCAAGGCTGCCATCAGTGCACACATGGGCCAGACCACCGACATCGTCGGCGTCGTGCTGAGCCAGGCCACCGCTTCGGGCCTGGCGCTGATCGGCTGGTTGGCCAACCTGGTGCTGATTCCGGTCGTGAGTTTCTACCTGCTGCGGGACTGGGACCTGATGATGGCCAAGATCCGCAGCCTGCTGCCCCGTCACCGTGAAGAACGCATCATGACCCTGGCGGGTGAATGCCACGAAGTGCTGGGTGCCTTTGTGCGCGGGCAGTTGCTGGTGATGGTGGCGCTGGGCTTCATCTATGCGGCGGGGTTGATGCTGGTGGGGCTGGAGCTGGGGCTCTTGATCGGCATGATCGCCGGGTTGGCCGCCATCGTTCCATACATGGGTTTCGTGATTGGTATTGGCGCGGCATTGATCGCCGGGTTGTTCCAGTTTGGCGGTGATCTCTACCCCATGGTCGGTATCGTAGCGGTGTTCATGGTCGGCCAGGCCCTGGAGGGCATGGTGCTGACGCCGTTGCTGGTGGGGGATCGGATCGGCCTGCATCCGGTGGCGGTGATCTTCGCGATCCTGGCGGGCGGCGAGTTGTTCGGCTTCACCGGCATCCTGCTGGCGCTGCCGGTGGCCGCGGTGATCATGGTGCTGGTGCGTCATGTACATGATCTGTACAAGGATTCGGATATCTACAGCGGCGTTGAAGACCCCGAGCTGTAG
- a CDS encoding DUF2066 domain-containing protein — protein MRLFKFLSVGCLSLISLASHAETLNGLYQVLEPVSSQTPEERNQATLRALDTLVLRLTGDAKAAQNPGLAAIRKDPQQIILQYGYDAGPPESLKVDFDPASTDRALRSAGLSLWGVNRPAILGWWLNDSAEGSSLVGDGQASAMPLRRAAQHRGLALHLPLADLSEQIVATAPNLEGSDPAPLHDASERYAADALLAVHAKEEGGQWRGTWRLWLGDQREQGTAQGADQAALADAVMLAVSQRLAPRFVAKPGVATEQSLEVQGMNLERYAALGRLLEPFGGQVQRVEGDRIIYRVNGSAEQLKAQLALAKLQEIPAGEAVAPVPAVPPAADGTAPATAPAPAPTASLRFRW, from the coding sequence ATGCGTTTGTTCAAATTCTTGTCCGTGGGCTGTTTGTCGCTGATCAGCCTGGCGAGCCATGCCGAAACCCTCAATGGTCTCTATCAAGTGCTCGAACCGGTGAGCAGCCAGACACCGGAAGAGCGTAACCAGGCGACGCTGCGCGCGCTGGATACGCTGGTGCTGCGCCTGACCGGCGACGCCAAGGCCGCCCAGAACCCGGGGCTGGCGGCGATCCGCAAGGACCCGCAGCAGATCATTCTTCAATATGGCTACGACGCCGGCCCTCCGGAAAGCCTCAAGGTCGACTTCGATCCGGCGAGCACCGATCGGGCCTTGCGTTCGGCAGGGCTGTCGCTGTGGGGCGTGAACCGGCCGGCGATCCTGGGCTGGTGGCTCAACGATTCGGCCGAAGGCTCCAGCCTGGTGGGCGATGGTCAGGCCAGCGCCATGCCGCTGCGCCGTGCCGCCCAGCACCGTGGCCTGGCATTGCACTTGCCGCTGGCGGACCTGAGCGAGCAGATCGTTGCCACCGCGCCGAACCTGGAAGGCAGCGATCCGGCGCCGTTGCACGATGCCTCGGAGCGATACGCGGCGGATGCCTTGCTGGCGGTCCATGCCAAGGAAGAGGGCGGTCAGTGGCGCGGGACCTGGCGCCTGTGGCTGGGCGACCAGCGTGAGCAGGGCACTGCCCAGGGCGCCGATCAGGCTGCGCTGGCCGATGCGGTGATGCTGGCGGTGAGTCAGCGCCTGGCACCGCGCTTCGTGGCCAAGCCGGGCGTGGCCACCGAGCAGTCGCTGGAAGTGCAGGGCATGAATCTTGAGCGTTATGCCGCCCTTGGGCGTTTGCTCGAACCGTTCGGTGGGCAGGTGCAGCGGGTCGAAGGTGACCGGATCATTTATCGGGTCAATGGCAGCGCGGAGCAATTGAAGGCGCAACTGGCCCTGGCGAAGTTGCAGGAAATTCCCGCCGGTGAAGCGGTTGCTCCGGTACCAGCGGTTCCGCCGGCTGCCGATGGAACGGCCCCGGCAACAGCGCCGGCGCCCGCGCCGACGGCCAGCCTGCGGTTCCGCTGGTAG
- the purM gene encoding phosphoribosylformylglycinamidine cyclo-ligase, which translates to MSKQPSLSYKDAGVDIDAGEALVERIKSVAKRTARPEVMGGLGGFGALCEIPAGYKQPVLVSGTDGVGTKLRLALNLNKHDSIGIDLVAMCVNDLVVCGAEPLFFLDYYATGKLNVDTAAQVVTGIGAGCELSGCSLVGGETAEMPGMYEGEDYDLAGFCVGVVEKAEIIDGSKVAAGDALLALPSSGPHSNGYSLIRKIIEVSGADIENIQLDGKPLTDLLMAPTRIYVKPLLKLIKDTGAVKAMAHITGGGLLDNIPRVLPKGAQAVVDVASWTRPAVFDWLQEKGNVDETEMHRVLNCGVGMVICVAQEHVETALNVLREAGEQPWVIGQIATAAEGAAQVELKNLKAH; encoded by the coding sequence ATGAGCAAGCAACCCTCCCTGAGCTACAAGGACGCCGGTGTAGACATCGACGCCGGTGAAGCATTGGTCGAACGCATCAAGAGCGTCGCCAAGCGCACCGCGCGCCCGGAAGTCATGGGCGGCCTGGGCGGTTTCGGCGCCCTCTGCGAGATCCCGGCCGGCTACAAGCAACCGGTGCTGGTCTCGGGCACCGACGGCGTGGGCACCAAGCTGCGCCTGGCGCTGAACCTGAACAAGCACGACAGCATCGGCATCGACCTGGTGGCCATGTGCGTGAACGACCTGGTGGTCTGTGGCGCCGAGCCGTTGTTCTTCCTCGACTACTACGCCACCGGCAAGCTGAACGTCGACACCGCCGCCCAGGTCGTGACCGGCATCGGTGCCGGCTGCGAACTGTCCGGCTGCTCGCTGGTCGGCGGCGAAACCGCTGAGATGCCTGGCATGTACGAAGGCGAAGACTACGACCTGGCCGGCTTCTGCGTCGGCGTCGTGGAAAAGGCCGAGATCATCGACGGCTCGAAAGTCGCCGCCGGTGATGCCCTGCTCGCCCTGCCATCTTCCGGCCCGCACTCCAACGGCTACTCGCTGATCCGCAAGATCATCGAAGTGTCCGGCGCCGACATCGAGAACATCCAGCTCGACGGCAAGCCCCTGACCGACCTGCTGATGGCCCCGACCCGCATCTACGTCAAGCCGCTGCTCAAGCTGATCAAGGACACCGGCGCCGTCAAGGCCATGGCCCACATCACCGGCGGCGGCCTGCTGGACAACATTCCGCGCGTCCTGCCAAAAGGCGCCCAGGCGGTGGTCGACGTGGCGAGCTGGACCCGCCCGGCGGTGTTCGACTGGCTGCAAGAGAAAGGCAACGTCGACGAAACCGAAATGCACCGCGTGCTGAACTGCGGCGTGGGCATGGTGATCTGCGTGGCCCAGGAGCACGTCGAAACTGCCCTGAACGTACTGCGTGAAGCCGGCGAACAGCCTTGGGTCATCGGCCAGATCGCAACCGCGGCCGAAGGCGCTGCCCAGGTCGAGCTGAAAAACCTCAAGGCTCACTGA
- the purN gene encoding phosphoribosylglycinamide formyltransferase, producing MPATCDVVVLLSGTGSNLQALIDSTRTGDSPVRIRAVISNRADAYGLQRAKDAGIDTRVLDHKAFDGREAFDAALIEQIDAFNPHLVVLAGFMRILSAGFVRHYQGRLFNIHPSLLPKYKGLHTHQRVLEAGDAEHGCSVHFVTEELDGGPLVVQAVIPVELHDTPQSLAQRVHAREHQIYPMAVRWFAEGRLTLDDRGASLDGQLLAASGHLIRH from the coding sequence ATGCCTGCAACCTGTGACGTCGTGGTGCTGCTGTCCGGCACCGGCAGTAACTTGCAGGCGCTGATCGACAGCACGCGGACCGGCGACAGCCCGGTCCGCATCCGCGCGGTGATTTCCAACCGTGCCGATGCCTACGGCCTGCAACGTGCCAAGGACGCGGGTATCGACACCCGTGTCCTGGATCACAAGGCGTTCGACGGCCGCGAAGCCTTCGACGCCGCGCTGATCGAACAGATCGACGCCTTCAATCCCCATCTGGTGGTCCTGGCTGGCTTCATGCGCATCCTCAGCGCCGGCTTCGTGCGCCACTACCAGGGCCGGCTGTTCAATATCCACCCCTCGCTGCTGCCCAAATACAAAGGGTTACACACTCACCAGCGCGTGCTGGAGGCCGGAGACGCCGAGCACGGCTGCTCCGTGCACTTTGTCACCGAGGAACTCGACGGCGGACCACTGGTCGTACAGGCAGTAATACCGGTAGAGTTGCACGACACGCCGCAAAGCCTGGCACAACGGGTTCACGCCCGGGAACACCAGATCTACCCGATGGCCGTGCGTTGGTTTGCCGAAGGACGGCTCACCCTCGACGATCGTGGTGCCTCACTGGACGGTCAGTTACTCGCCGCCAGCGGCCATTTGATTCGACACTAG
- a CDS encoding DUF3108 domain-containing protein, translating into MRRALLFACALLALPLAQASDLQPFSASYTADWKQLPMSGTAERSLTKEANGTWKLSFKASMMIASLTEESTLTLDKDTLLPQSYHFERGGLGKAKKADLDFDWSTKMVTGTDRGDAVKLPLNRGMVDKSTYQLALQHDVAAGKKSMSYQVVDDGEVDTYDFRVLGSEKVDTKAGQIDAIKVERVRDPTQSKRTTVLWFAKDWDYLLVRLQQVETDGKEYNIMLQDGTVNGKPVKGS; encoded by the coding sequence ATGCGTCGCGCCCTGCTCTTCGCCTGCGCTCTGCTTGCCTTGCCCCTGGCACAGGCTTCAGACCTTCAACCGTTCTCCGCCAGCTACACCGCCGACTGGAAACAACTGCCCATGAGCGGCACCGCCGAACGCAGCCTGACCAAGGAGGCCAACGGCACCTGGAAGCTGAGCTTCAAGGCATCGATGATGATCGCCAGCCTGACGGAAGAAAGCACCCTGACCCTGGACAAGGACACGCTGCTGCCACAGTCCTATCACTTCGAACGCGGTGGCCTGGGCAAGGCCAAGAAGGCCGATCTGGACTTCGACTGGAGCACGAAGATGGTCACCGGCACCGATCGCGGTGATGCGGTGAAGCTGCCGCTGAACCGTGGCATGGTCGATAAATCCACTTACCAGCTGGCCCTGCAGCACGATGTCGCGGCCGGCAAGAAAAGCATGAGCTATCAGGTCGTCGATGACGGCGAAGTCGATACCTATGACTTCCGCGTGCTGGGCTCGGAAAAGGTCGACACCAAGGCCGGCCAGATCGATGCGATCAAGGTCGAGCGCGTACGCGATCCGACACAGAGCAAACGCACCACCGTACTCTGGTTCGCCAAGGACTGGGACTACCTGCTGGTTCGCCTGCAACAGGTCGAGACCGACGGCAAGGAGTACAACATCATGCTCCAGGACGGCACGGTCAACGGCAAGCCGGTGAAAGGCAGCTGA